CACTGCGAAATGATTTGGTTAACCTTAAAGGATAAATGTAACGGTTtcagtaataaatatataaatgaatacgTTTTATAAATTAGACGTTTTATCGAAGTATCATcggtttcaaaacccttcttcgtaaCACTCCTGGATTTGGCAATAACATCTAGGCTgtgtttggggtgttacaacattgactggccacacgcccatgtgacaGCCCATGTCAATTTCACACCCTGCTTCTCAAATACGCagaaaaacctaatttttaggctttctaagcattataaaatctataaatacccTTTAGAAGAAGAAATAAGGGGTCAATCTGAGAAGATCGAACAAAACACTCAAAGAACACCATCAAAATCAACTGGAAGTGGATCTCcatcaagatcgaagatcttcttttaatttctttcgaagtCTTATTAAGTTTCTTATATCTGATAgttattctgactttgagatgttttcattcaacattatgaactaattccttAGATACCTTGGGAGGATAAAACCTATGAcgaatctttttatttaatctttgtTTTTACACGacaaatacttgattcttgttctcaattatttatacttatttcttattttagtattttcgggttattaattcatatttaatgtgcttaatttagtggagcaaaagtccatgtttaagagtagatctagcgtaATAGAGTGGAGTTGCATACAAttctagaaataggacgacataaatctaccggattagagtcaaatctaataggggaatccattgatcgagttaatgcaacaataagggttttaattagaaagagatttcaattaatcaacctacaattagttgttcttactctcgaaagagatattaacataatttagggatttctacaaatcaaaacacaagtgaataaatcatttaattcatattcTTAATAaaaggtgaagtctaggtggattctttcctgggtattgtctatctcattagttaatattcgattatttccttgattcattctctgttgcatttatagttaaattagtttagtaaatttatattaaaacacatCTCTCTAAattgtcggctaaataatagaaaaatggtaatttacaGTACTTTTattcctcgtggatacgatattccctacatTCCCTACTCACTATAGTTATACTACTGTTCGATAGGTACGCTTGCCTTTaccgtatttatagttagtttagtgaccatcactTATTACAAGTTGTCTCGTTAAAACCTTTACCAGAAAAACCTCATGGGACAAAACATTGGTCAAAGGAAAAGAGTCAAACGTGTTTTTGACCCCTAATGGCAATATCACATTACATCTTTCAGTTGTCACATTCCAATCTTGTGTAGTAGtttttcaaatgttgaagttggCAATGCCTTGATAAAAAGATTTgctaaattatcactagaaGGAATTTGTTGAACTTCTATGTCACCTTTCTTCTCAAGATCACGAGTGAAGAATAaatttggtgaaatatgtttcgttcTGTCACCTTTGATGTAACCACCCTTCAATTGAGATATACATGCTGCATTATTTTCGTATAAGAAAGTTGACATCTTTTCCTGTAAAGacaaattacatattttttggATATGTTAGGTTAATAGCCTTAACCAAACACGCTCTCAGCTTGCCtcatgcattgcaattatttcaACATGATTTGAAGAGGCAGCAGCTAATGTCTACTTTGTTGACCGTCATGATATGGCAGTACCTctacatgtaaataaatatcctgTTTGAGATCGACCTTTATGTGGATCCGATAAATATCCAGCATCAGCATCAACATAACCAACTAATAGagattttgaataatttgaataaaataaccccaTATCAATGGTCCCTTTGAgatatctaaatacatgtttaattacaTTCCAATATCTACGTGTTGGAAACTCTTCATGTTGTTTACAAGATAAATCAATGCCTCTATGGCACTTAGATTTGATACTTCAGGACCAAGAAACTCTTCATCATTCTCGTAAGGACGAACttgatctttattcacatctaacGATCTTACAACCATCGGGATACTCAATGGATGTGctttatccatgtaaaatttctttaagatctTTTTCGTATAAGTTGACTGATGGATATGAATTCTATCTTTTAAATGCTCGATCTGTAGGCCAACagaaaactttgtttttccaaaatctttcatctcaagttctttttttaaataatttactacattttgaaactcttcagaagttttaataatatttaaatcatcaacataaatagaAATTATCATAAAGTCTGGTCCAaacctttttataaaaacacatgGGCAGATTGGATCATTTTTATAACCttcatttaacaaatattcactaAGACAATTGTACCACATATGTACagattgttttaatccatataaattttttttaatctgatTGAGCAATTTTCTCGAGAAACTCTatatccttcaaggattttaaatccttttgggattttcatataaatttcactatcaagtgtaCCATACAAATAGGCTGTAACAACATTCATTAGACGTAAGCCAAGTTTTTTCACATACTGCCAAACTAATAAGGTATCTAAACGTGATTGCATCCACCATATGAGAATATGTCTCTTCGTAATCAATGTCAGGCCTTTGTGAAGATCCTTGTGCTACAATTCGTGCTTTATATATTAcgacttcatttttctcatttcgtTTTTGTAcaaatatctatttattttctacCGACTTTACATATTTAGGTGTTTGGACTATAGGTCCAAAAATCTCACGTTTAGATAGTGAATTTAATTCTGCTTGAAttgcgtctttctattttgctcaatcttttctatttttacattccTTAATAGATTTAGGCTTAGGATCCTCATTTTCTCTTGCTATTTCAATAGCAACATTATAAGAAAAATTGTTGTCGACAACTATATTTTTTCGATTACATCTTTTTCCTGAAGTAACATAACTTATTGAGATCTTTTTGTTATCACCATTTTTGGGTATCTGAACCtctttttgggtttttctttaTTAGTTATATCTTTGGCCACTTCTTGAGCACTTTCCTCCACAATATGAccattttgaatatttgttcATTTCCTTTTACGATGATTTTTATCTTTAGAACCGATTGGCCTTTCATGTTTTAGGCAtggattactttcttttgcacTAACAGTTTGCCCTATTGGGATATCAATTCGTATTGGAGCATTTTCAGTTGGTATGTAAGATTTTGTAATTCTCTTTAGGTTAGTAAATGAATTTGATAGTTGATTGGAAAAGTTTTGCAAATGTATGATCCTTTGAACTTCTTGTTCACATTGACTTGTGCAAGGATCTAATTGAGATAATGATGATCCATTccatataatttcttttaccaGTTGTATTTTCTCTCCCTTCATGTTGAGAATTTTGTTTCATCTAAATGCCAATTAATAAATTGTGCAGTAAATAAATATCTAGTTAATGGTTCAACATACTTAATTATAGAAGGAGATTCATAACCAACATATATCCCCAACCTCCTTTGGGGACCCATttttgtgcgttgtggtggagcaattggaacatatactgCACATCCAAAATTTGtaagatgggaaatatttggctCCTGACCAAAAGCCAATTGTAATGTGgagtatttattataacttattggcctAAAGTGCACAAGTTTTGCTGTATGCAAAATAGCACATCCCCAAGCTGTAACAAGgagttttgttctcataagCAATGGTCGAGGTATTAGTTGGAGTcgtttgataaatgattcagCTAAACTGttttgtgtgtgaacatgagctacaggatgttcaacttttatcctAATTGACATACAATAATCATTAAAAGCTTGGGATGTAAACTCACCAGCATTATCAAGACGAATAGTTTTGATTGCATAATCTAGAAATTATGCTAGCAATCGAATTATTTGAGCAAGTAGTCTCGTAAATGCCAGGTTGTGAGTCGATAATATACACATGTGATCACCTACTAGATGCATCTATCAATACCATAAAATAGCTGAATggtccacatggtggatgaatggacCCATATATATCACATTGAATACGGTCCAGGAATACGGGAGATTCAATCCCAACTTTAGCTGGTGATggtctaataatcaattttcctTGAGAGCAAGCAACACAAGATAAATCCTTAAATTCaagaatcttctggttctttaatggGTGTCCAATTGCATTTTCGATGATTCTTCGCATCATAATAGATCCGAGATGGCCTAATCGGTCATGCCAAATAGTAAAAGTATGTGGTGCTACAAACTTCTGGTTTGTAGTAACACATATCTCAATTGCActaatatgtgtataatataaacCTGAATAAAAAGCAAGTAGCCTTTCCAAAACATATTCCTTTCCACATTCAACATTTGTAATATAtagatattcaatatttttttcattcatagtCTCAATACGATATCCATTAAGacgaatatctttaaaatttaataaatttctttgagAATTAGTGGAATATAAAGCATCatcaatgacaaattttgtaaatttaggtaataatataatagctCATCCAGAGCATTCAATAAGTTTTGAACTATCCGATATTGTATTAACATGGGCATCACTTATTGccaaatgagaaaaatatttttttatctttgagtATCGTATGTGTTGTAGCACTATCTACAAGACACATGTCTCCATTGATTTTGGGTCCAACgaaattttgttgaatatttatattcttcataaaaataaacaaaatataatatgagaaatattgtaaatatttattaaatatataaattattctttatgtaagaaaataaaacatacttaaaataatttaaaaatatgaaaataacattaactTTTCTAATGATTCTCAAAGAAATCGCCACATCTAGGTGAGTTATATTATTAAGGTCATattcttacaaattttgatatccaatatatgattgaaaatgttaaattcaaattttttcagTTTTGAATACCCGACAAATAGTGATATTGAATTTCGACAATAATActcacataatttataaataattttcaaattttaaattttaaacaattcacgaatttgagtaatttaaaaaagaagCAAACATTTGATCTGCTATCATTCCTAGTTACACTATTTACTATCtattttgaactttaaattttgtattatttgtcCAAAGAATTAGCTAGATAGacaatttatactattatttaaatttcgaTTAAGTTAGTATCACGAGTTAATtagaaatcaatttaattaggagattttgaaaaaaatttcgtatttaaaataaattatattattctagTTATTatagtcttttattttttaaaacaataaataatttgcATATGGTAGGATTTGAACCATaagtcaataaaattttaatttaccatttaatcaatgttttatcataaaatattttataaatttaattttattatgcatactttattatctctataaattatatatttgtacttatattattaatgtttaaaaCCTTAATGAATTGATAGGAGTCAACCGAGTGCCAATTCGAgtagaaaattacaaaatactcttctttatttaaaataatttctattattCTAGGGTGTTTtagtctttttatattttaaaagaacccaaaataatttacatatggTGAGATTTGAACCAATGCCTTTAGTTGATAAACTTTAACTTCACCACTCAACCAATGCTTTATcataaaacatttatatattttaatctaatttttattttaatatcgtatataTTGTATTAGTTTTAaaccatacattttattatttgttgtatgttatttttaaatacactcctatattttaaatatataattttacaccTATGCAcatgtgataaaatttatagtATAGATAAATTGATTGACTTGAAGGttacattttcttccataattaGAGGTTGGGATGCAAACATTTGCTAATGTTTTGGTGTCACTTATGAACTACTGTGCAAATCATATAATTTGATGCTAGGAGCAGAGCAGTGGTAACATGGCAACATGCTAATCTCCACCTCACAGTCACAAACGTCCGAAGTTATTCATGAAATTCTTCTGTCTTGGCCAGCTCAAATCGCAAATGTTAAATGGATTTATGGAacaactttaataattaatctTACGTTATAAAACAACTAAGTTTCCCTTTTCAAACACTATAAAATCCCCTCTCTTCGCTCCAAATTTTCCATCCTCAAGCTATACAACTCTTTCATTTCTACATTAGGCAAGAAGCTCCTAGGGTTTGAGAGAGATGGCTTCGAAAAGATCAGCATCACTTGCCCTCTTTTTTGCACTCAAcattctcttcttttctcttgtCAGTGCTTGTGATTCTTGCCCTTCCCCAAAACCAAGACCAAAGCCCACACCGTTCCCATCTCCTTCTGCAAAAGGCAAATGCCCTAGAGATGCCCTTAAATTAGGTGTATGTGCAAATGTGCTTGGTTTAGTCAATGTCACTATTGGTTCACCCCCAGTGCAGCCATGTTGCTCCCTTCTCCAAGGCCTTGCTGATCTTGAAGCTGCTGTTTGCCTTTGCACAGCAATCAAAGCCAACGTTTTGGGCATCAACCTCAATGTCCCAGTTTCCCTCAGCTTACTTCTCAATGTCTGCTCAAGGAAAGTTCCATCTGGCTTCCAATGTCCCTGATCACTGTTGCAAATTCTTTGTCTTTTTGGTGTTTTTCATGGTTTTGAAGGTCTAATTAATTGTCTGTTCGCATTGGTAACTCCTTGTTTCCTTGTGGATtcatattgaataaataaactactatttatttatgaataattatccTAAACATACGCGAGGATTTGGATTgatacaattaatttttaagatataataaaataataattaaaaagatatttgaCATCATGAAGTTTTTCTACTTCACTGACagtaaattgaataattaccttttattgatttaactatttttcttaGCTAAGAgataatttcatttgttttgaatttttcattttttttcaagtgatatttcatttttgaaaatgttcacAATAGCTTacatgaaaatgaaagaagagTGTTTTATCCTCTTGTACCAATTCATCCAACCCAATAATACTGTTAGCTAAAAAAAACCTCGAATAATACTTAGATTCGAATTAATGGAATTAATCCAATAAGCACCGAGCATCTAAAGCAAACAAGGGTAATGTTGAAGCTTGAAGCTCAATTAGTGAAGAATCAtcaaacaaacaataaaaattctaaaaaactCAATGATACGGGTACAATAGAAAATAATACTAGGTTGACTTGAAAGGCTTAAAtgatctaataaaaataaaaacttaaccGGTCCAattaaattcttatattattcttaaataaaatttaatcctattttaattactaaattattaacCTACATATCTCCTAACCAACGTAAATGATTCAACTCATTGTAAATTAGCCAACAACATAAAAGATGTTAAAACGAAACATGCCAATCaaagaattaaatgaaaataatataataataaataatcttCAAAATAGTTGTTGCAATTGATGGTGCGCTTAATtaccatatttttataatttattttaattaattttggacaCGAGTTCTACTAATTTTGACATTTAATTGATCATTTCTATGTAAGTACAATAATTGTCTAATGTGTTGAAAATCGAATTGAAAGGTGAAAATTTGGAATGATAGCTAGTATAACATATGAGAATATTagattttaagattattttaatattattataatattgagGAAAGAGGAGGAATGATAGTATTTGAACTCAGATCGTATTATCTACGTGTTAGACAAGAGTCCAAACCGTTACTCAAAATAAGTTATACAAATAGcatcttttattaataaataaaatattatttttattgattttgaactcttaattagttgtttttttcctttaaattattctatcaaatttagataataataaCTAGTCTCTTTGTCATGGATGTTTTTTGTGTAAAAAATAGAACGTCGATAATGTCAATTTATCGCAAagcaaaagagagaaaaaaaaaaataaagaacacacagattttacgtggaaaccctttcgggaaaaaaaaatcacgggcagaggagaagataattcactatgtcgaattcgaattgat
The Gossypium raimondii isolate GPD5lz chromosome 8, ASM2569854v1, whole genome shotgun sequence DNA segment above includes these coding regions:
- the LOC105792088 gene encoding 14 kDa proline-rich protein DC2.15; the protein is MASKRSASLALFFALNILFFSLVSACDSCPSPKPRPKPTPFPSPSAKGKCPRDALKLGVCANVLGLVNVTIGSPPVQPCCSLLQGLADLEAAVCLCTAIKANVLGINLNVPVSLSLLLNVCSRKVPSGFQCP